In the genome of Euwallacea fornicatus isolate EFF26 chromosome 21, ASM4011564v1, whole genome shotgun sequence, the window ACCAACTACAGATGACAAATTCCTTCCTGTCGCTCATACTTGTTTCAACTTACTAGATTTGCCCAGGTACAAAACTAAAGAACGTCTGCGGTATAAACTGATGCAGGCAATACAACAGACTCAGGGATTTTCTTTGGTCTAATTAGAAACGTACTTTTTCCATATGAAAACGAGCTTTGTTTTACAACATCGAAATTGGCCAGCCACTGTGCCTAAATTGTAAAGGTATCCAGGTGAGTATTTCTTGCGggtataaattttcaaatatctgtTATGTTCACCGATTTCTGTCATAAATTTGGGTTGTAAAGCAAAGGAAGAATATTGGACACATTATCGTGTTGAACGCTATTTTTGTTACTAAGTTACGTTTATTCGGATTGACTACTTTGCCTGAATTGCAGCGTCAAAAAGCATGTTTCATATTTCTATTGGAATATTTCTGTCAGTAACAGCGTTAATTCTGTGTAGATACAGATTTTGTCTGTGATCcgtattttttgttgttctactgataataaaacacatttatatttacaaattattagaATAGTTCTTTATTATGAATCCCACAAAGTTCCACGTGAAGAGAAAAACTGCTGCACCCGAATCAAAACGTTTAAACAATATGAGAATAGGATGCCAGAATATACCTGCCTCGTCGGATTATTAATACCATAAGGTGACGGTagttaatatgaaaatttgaagccgATAGAAGCGACGTTTCGTGGAAGACTCGAAAGAAAAGGTTAGTTAAAAATAGATCTTAAcgaataatatttcaaaatttatattaaatattcacacaaaaaataaagtataCTATAGAAAATTCCTGCGCAAGGAAAATGAAGTGTAGGTCGTTTAAACTTAGCGCTAACAGCTGCTTTTCGAAATATCTAACTGCCTGCTcattaagtttaattaatttgaatgatTCTTTGAACGAAGCTTACAAATAATAAGTACAAAACACGCTAGAAAgtctcaataaaaaataattcgaaacGATTGAGATCACGCAAAATAGTCCAAACTGTgactaaaaaggaaaaatatcacaaCTAAAGAATAAGTCTTTCTTGTTTGACGGCCTCCCCTACATGGCCCTTTTTCTTTTGGTGTTTGTTCAGGCTGCTCTTGTCATGGTATCGGTTGCCACAAACCGGACATGCATACGGTGTTTCGCCGGTGTGCATTCTCAGATGAATCTAAACAATCGAATACAGGAAACagaatggaaaattttggttaaatttactcTCCAAGTGCCTCGGTAATTGAAGCATTTGCCACAGAAATGACATGAAAACGGCTTCTCCCCGGTATGGGTTCTCTTGTGCACTTCATAATGCGCCTTAAGGGAAAAGGGTTTATTGCAAGTTTCGCATTTGAACCTTTGAGGCGTGGTACCCAAGTGATTCATTTCGTGTGTTTTTAAGGCAGCTTtcgttttaaagaatttgtgaCAGAACGAACATGCAAAGGGACGTTCCCCTAAAAACTAAGtgtaaacttttaatacaCTATAATAGAGCGATCTAACCCGTGTGCCCTCTTATATGCCCATCTAACTGCACTTTCGTCCTGAAACTTTTAGCACAATAATTGCAGAgataattctttaatttagGACCAGTTTCCTCCTTTTTAGGCCGTTTTTTATATTGGATTTTTACACCTTGGTGGATGAGCTGGTGGTTGGCAAAGCCCGACCGACTGGCAAATACTTTAGGGCATAattcacattttaaattcagtCTAAAAACAACGTTGTGTTCCAATTTTTTCTAGTGGGTTTAGCAATTTGTTTACCTAACTCTATTTTCCATATAACCAGGCTTAAACTCAACCTCTCCTAAAGCCAGTCGATGCCGATAAACGTGCTTAAAATGGGCGGGATACAACTGAAAACCTTTCCCACAATAATTACAAATATATGGAGTTTCTCCAGTATGAGTATTCATATGTTCATTACGTCTCCGAATTGTTGAGAATTCTAGAAATATCTGTTATGTCAAActtttttagtcatttttgttAGACAAACCTTTTTCACATATTTCGCATTTATACAATTTAAAGCTTTTAGGTCTGCAATCAATATTCTCTTTATAATGAGAGCACAACTTGGTTTTGCTAGTAAAAGTGCTCCCGCAAGTCTTGCAGACTGGAATTGCACTATTTGATGTATTATCTTCCTCATCATCAGTGTCCATTTCACGTTTAGGAGTTCTATGTTTTCTCCTTCGGAGGTTTGGCTTTGCTGGTTTTGCTGTATCTAGGGCATTTCTTTTTCGGCGTATTCGGGTTTTTTTGAGAGAAGGCTGGTCTTCTTGGGCTTTATCTAATTTCCCAGTAAgaagattattaaatttaacgaatttaattaaaaaacatggcCTACATTTCATGgtgataattattttactaCCTGTTTCAGTTTTTGGAGGAAAATAATCTGGTGAATCATCATCAAAACTGCTTTCATAACTATAATTGTCTTGGATATCTTCCTCACAACCCTCTAATTCCAGTTCTATTCCCTTAATATCCTCATCtgatatattcaatttttcttctttttcttcagactttaacaccaattttaaaatggtatTGTTAGCTTTACATTTGTCTGCAAAACGCCTAATCTCCTGCAGATAATTTGAACAGGTTATGCATACATTTGTTGGCAGGAGATCACCTGGTGTAATCTGGAAATACATTATGAACAAGGAGATTCAGGTGCAGAATCTGTATGAGGTAACAACCTCTTTCCTAGACTTGTACTGTATTTATCAAAGATTtgtatcaaattatttaaagtatCTGACCCCAATAAAGTTCTCTGACTTACCTCGATATCActaattgctttaaaaattaaagacagGTTCCCATCAACCAAAGGTTTAAGATCTCCTGTTATTAAACAAATCCTGCAAATATTTGGGAAGTCTCTTGCTCTAATTTGTAAATCTGTAtccatttttctattaaataacGTTATAATTTGTGAATGTACTTTGTTGTTTatgccatttttaaaatttgggtTAAAACTTTGGAAGAAAAAGCAGAAATTTGAGTTTATTACGTAAACAAAAGCCGAattgtttttgtgatttttgggttattttatgtttattttgttatgatTCCTTGTTAACTTATCTTTTctttaacataaattactatataGACATACCTACATACTTCAAAATAACAACTGGGAACGACAACCCTAATTCTATAGTTGACTTTCAGGACTCCGTTATATTTGGAACAACTGTGTGTCTCACTctcacataataaaaataatgggtgcaaaagaaataaaaacaaccagTTATAAGCATACAAGTGGGCAACACGCAATTGTATTGTGGGTTGCGT includes:
- the LOC136346046 gene encoding oocyte zinc finger protein XlCOF22-like; translation: MDTDLQIRARDFPNICRICLITGDLKPLVDGNLSLIFKAISDIEITPGDLLPTNVCITCSNYLQEIRRFADKCKANNTILKLVLKSEEKEEKLNISDEDIKGIELELEGCEEDIQDNYSYESSFDDDSPDYFPPKTETDKAQEDQPSLKKTRIRRKRNALDTAKPAKPNLRRRKHRTPKREMDTDDEEDNTSNSAIPVCKTCGSTFTSKTKLCSHYKENIDCRPKSFKLYKCEICEKEFSTIRRRNEHMNTHTGETPYICNYCGKGFQLYPAHFKHVYRHRLALGEVEFKPGYMENRVRLNLKCELCPKVFASRSGFANHQLIHQGVKIQYKKRPKKEETGPKLKNYLCNYCAKSFRTKVQLDGHIRGHTGERPFACSFCHKFFKTKAALKTHEMNHLGTTPQRFKCETCNKPFSLKAHYEVHKRTHTGEKPFSCHFCGKCFNYRGTWRIHLRMHTGETPYACPVCGNRYHDKSSLNKHQKKKGHVGEAVKQERLIL